CGTCTCGCGGCCTCTTCCCGCGTTGTCCCATCCCTCATCCCCTCGTTGCCTCATTACTCCCTCACCGCGCCAAAGGTTAGGCCAACGACGATGTATCGCTGAACCAGCGCCAAAAACAGAAGAGCGGGGATAAGCGTGATGGTCGCCATCGCCGCCATCTCACCCCAATTGGTGCCAACCACTGTCACAAACTCTCCCAGGCCGGTGGTAAACGTGCGAGCGTTGACGCTGGTCAGCGTGGCAGCGAACAGATACTCGTTCCAGGCGAAAATCCAGCTTAGCAACGCTGTGATGGCGATGCCCGGGGCCGCTAGCGGCACGATGATCTGCCAGATCACCTGCATCACCGAGGCACCATCTACCATCGCCGCCTCATCCAGGTCCACCGGGATCGTATCCACGATCCCCTTGAGGAGCCATATGGCGAACGGCAGGTTGAAGACGCAATAGGCCAAGATCAGGCCGATGTGGGTGTCGAAGAGCTGCCAATTGCCAACACGGAGGACGCGGCTATAGAGCAGGAACATGGGCAGCATGAAAGCTGCTGGAGGGGCCATGCGGTTCGTAATCGTCCAGAAAAAGATGTTCTGATCGCCGGGGATGCGATAGCGAGACAGCGCGTAGGTGGCCAGGATCGCCAACACTGCTACTAAGATCGTGTTGCCCGTCGTGACGATAAGGGAGTTCAACAGGTAACGCCCGTACACGTCTTTGAACAACGGCCGGATATAATTCTCGATGAAGAAGCCAGTCGGATACAGCCTGAAGTTGCCAAACAACTCCACGCGGCTCCGCGCCGAGACCAAGAACATCCAGTAGATCGGGAAAAGGGTCATGAGCGTCAGCAGAGTCCAGACGAGGTAAGTCAGGATCTGGCCGAGCCTTTTGCGGAAAACACTGCGTCTCATGTGCCACTCTCCCGCCGGGCTTGCGTGATCGTCGTCAGCAGCAACCAGCACAAGACGATGGTGAAATACAACAATAGCACTGACATGGCTGAGCCATATCCGTAATCTGTCTTGGGGAAGACCACTCGCCAAACGAAGATGCCGATATAGTGCGTCCTCATCCCCGGGCCTCCGCCGGTGAGCATGAACACCTCGTCCACGATGCGGAGGGCGTCCATGATGCGGAGG
The genomic region above belongs to Anaerolineae bacterium and contains:
- a CDS encoding carbohydrate ABC transporter permease, with the protein product MRRSVFRKRLGQILTYLVWTLLTLMTLFPIYWMFLVSARSRVELFGNFRLYPTGFFIENYIRPLFKDVYGRYLLNSLIVTTGNTILVAVLAILATYALSRYRIPGDQNIFFWTITNRMAPPAAFMLPMFLLYSRVLRVGNWQLFDTHIGLILAYCVFNLPFAIWLLKGIVDTIPVDLDEAAMVDGASVMQVIWQIIVPLAAPGIAITALLSWIFAWNEYLFAATLTSVNARTFTTGLGEFVTVVGTNWGEMAAMATITLIPALLFLALVQRYIVVGLTFGAVRE